One segment of Candidatus Atribacteria bacterium ADurb.Bin276 DNA contains the following:
- the malR gene encoding HTH-type transcriptional regulator MalR, whose translation MDTNHHKKLKKRATLIDVARLSGVSTGTISRILNNHPSVSEEARKKVEEAIKKLNYVPLSAARSLAKGVSNTIMLSIIEENPILPSTWRYELPVVQGIYDYLKKTPYNLQIGIGFVEEAQKSKFFENLIKDKYIDGLLILGSWPINYRSLLYLEDRNIPYVLIGCKSTVPTRVEINFDNHGAIVQVIDYLVQLGHTKFALIGGFADQLHMVDRANGFRDALIRRSLLVYENLIKFGDYQI comes from the coding sequence ATGGACACAAATCATCATAAGAAATTAAAAAAACGTGCGACCTTAATTGATGTAGCCAGGCTTTCTGGAGTATCAACCGGCACCATATCAAGGATACTCAATAATCATCCTTCAGTAAGCGAAGAAGCACGGAAAAAAGTTGAAGAGGCGATTAAGAAACTGAATTATGTTCCTCTCTCTGCTGCTCGAAGTTTGGCGAAGGGAGTCTCCAATACTATTATGTTATCCATCATTGAAGAAAATCCCATTCTTCCTTCTACCTGGCGCTATGAACTCCCAGTTGTTCAGGGAATCTACGATTACCTAAAAAAAACTCCTTACAACCTTCAGATTGGAATTGGTTTTGTTGAAGAAGCACAAAAATCAAAATTTTTCGAAAATCTAATTAAAGATAAGTATATCGATGGACTACTGATTCTTGGTTCTTGGCCTATAAATTACCGGTCTTTGCTCTACTTAGAGGATAGGAACATTCCTTATGTATTAATTGGATGTAAATCAACCGTTCCAACTCGAGTGGAAATTAATTTTGATAATCACGGAGCCATTGTTCAAGTTATCGATTATCTTGTTCAGCTTGGCCATACCAAATTTGCTTTGATAGGAGGGTTTGCGGATCAGCTGCACATGGTCGATCGAGCGAATGGTTTTCGAGATGCTTTAATAAGAAGAAGCTTACTAGTTTATGAAAATTTAATAAAGTTTGGCGATTATCAAATCTAG
- the rbsR_1 gene encoding Ribose operon repressor yields the protein MLGLFNEHPRPTAIICGNDFMAAGVIKAIHDKGYKVPEDFSVVGFDDNEVAKVISPPLTTIRVPVFEMGSLAVEKLCTMVESNRKLEEITILPCETIIRSSTGKCKEK from the coding sequence ATGCTTGGGTTATTTAATGAACATCCCAGACCTACTGCGATCATATGCGGTAATGACTTTATGGCAGCCGGCGTTATAAAAGCTATCCATGATAAAGGATATAAAGTGCCTGAGGATTTTTCAGTGGTAGGATTTGACGACAACGAAGTTGCCAAAGTCATCAGCCCACCCTTAACCACCATTAGAGTTCCAGTTTTTGAAATGGGGAGTTTGGCAGTCGAAAAGTTATGTACCATGGTTGAGAGCAATCGAAAACTTGAAGAAATCACCATTCTGCCCTGTGAAACCATTATTCGCTCCTCAACTGGAAAATGTAAGGAAAAATAA